The Microbacterium sp. SORGH_AS_0862 genome has a segment encoding these proteins:
- a CDS encoding helix-turn-helix domain-containing protein, whose translation MDESSRPEPAPRTTLGGFLRARREERQPEQVGLERQIGRRVPGLRRDEVAALAGVSSEYYLRLEQGRGSAPSMQVLAGLARALRLSAAESDYLHRLAGHATPRRVASFERPRADVEAILRWWPGIPAYISDANLDVVVANDLMIAITDGRFAPGANVLEETFNASGRERLETWESQARDAVALFRYSGDETSARYDVILRRLSGDADFLRLWSRQEVTLPRPSEITAAIEGIGQLSISVRDFFVPELQGHMVTVFDAVPGSTADAFFRRVADALRASGDAPDI comes from the coding sequence ATGGATGAATCGTCGCGACCTGAACCCGCCCCGCGCACGACCCTGGGTGGATTCCTCCGAGCACGACGAGAGGAGCGCCAGCCCGAGCAGGTGGGGCTGGAACGTCAGATCGGGCGGCGCGTGCCGGGCCTGCGTCGAGACGAGGTCGCCGCCCTCGCAGGCGTCAGCAGCGAGTACTACCTGCGACTCGAACAGGGTCGTGGCAGCGCTCCATCCATGCAGGTGCTGGCGGGGCTCGCGCGCGCCTTGCGGCTGAGCGCCGCCGAGTCCGACTACCTGCACCGGCTCGCGGGGCATGCGACGCCGCGTCGGGTGGCTTCCTTCGAGCGCCCGCGCGCGGACGTCGAGGCGATCCTTCGGTGGTGGCCGGGCATTCCGGCCTACATCTCCGACGCGAATCTCGACGTCGTGGTCGCGAACGACCTCATGATCGCGATCACCGACGGCCGGTTCGCACCCGGCGCGAACGTCCTCGAGGAGACGTTCAACGCCTCGGGGAGGGAGAGGCTCGAGACCTGGGAATCGCAGGCGCGGGATGCCGTCGCGCTCTTCCGCTATTCCGGCGACGAGACGTCTGCGCGCTACGACGTCATTCTGCGCAGGTTGAGCGGGGATGCGGATTTCCTCCGCCTCTGGAGTCGGCAGGAAGTCACCCTGCCGCGTCCCTCGGAGATCACCGCGGCGATCGAGGGGATCGGTCAGCTCTCGATCTCGGTGCGGGACTTCTTCGTCCCGGAGCTCCAGGGCCATATGGTGACCGTCTTCGATGCGGTGCCGGGCTCCACCGCGGATGCCTTCTTCCGTCGCGTAGCCGATGCCCTTCGTGCGTCCGGCGATGCGCCGGACATCTGA
- a CDS encoding DUF3817 domain-containing protein, whose protein sequence is MFRTPYALFRTLAVAEMVSWTLLIGGLIVRAVTGFAPAVTIGGGIHGFIFLSYGATVILVGKNQRWSGGVFALALVSAVVPYATLPVELWLSRTGRLRGAWRLQAGSDPRDAAWHDRVLRSVLRRPVLSAVVIAAAVAVAFTVLLVVGPPGGRA, encoded by the coding sequence GTGTTCCGCACGCCCTACGCCCTGTTCCGCACCCTCGCTGTCGCCGAGATGGTCTCCTGGACGCTGCTCATCGGAGGGCTCATCGTGCGAGCCGTGACGGGGTTCGCGCCTGCCGTGACGATCGGTGGCGGCATCCACGGGTTCATCTTCCTGTCGTACGGGGCGACGGTGATCCTCGTGGGCAAGAACCAGCGGTGGAGCGGCGGGGTGTTCGCGCTGGCGCTGGTCAGCGCGGTCGTGCCGTACGCGACACTGCCCGTCGAGCTCTGGCTGTCGCGCACCGGCCGGCTGCGGGGTGCATGGCGACTGCAGGCCGGATCCGACCCGCGGGATGCGGCATGGCACGACCGTGTGCTGCGCTCCGTACTGCGTCGGCCGGTCTTGTCGGCCGTGGTGATCGCCGCCGCGGTGGCGGTGGCCTTCACGGTGCTGCTCGTGGTCGGCCCTCCCGGTGGTCGGGCCTGA
- a CDS encoding methyltransferase → MELRFDALRRWPDVESPDLVAVDAADRLLLDESAARRARTSADDIVVVGDEYGALTLGAAATSSGVVRVHQDALTGEQALAANASRLGLTDRYRTMELTGALVAGARVVLLRLPRSLDALEDAAAVIAAHAAPDVVVFAGGRVKHMSTAMNEVLRRFFATLDITHARQKSRVLVARDPLNGHDPEPRRAVHDGITVCAYGGAFAGTAIDIGTRFLLAHLPARLPDGAPLVDLACGTGVVAAFLALRHPDRAVYASDRSAAAVASARATAEANGVADRIRVVRDDRLTTLPNASVSFIALNPPFHSGAAVTTDLAAPLFQDAARTLRSGGELWTVWNSALRYRPALERLVGPTRQVARNAKFTVTVSTRP, encoded by the coding sequence ATGGAGCTCCGGTTCGACGCCCTGCGACGCTGGCCAGACGTCGAATCACCCGATCTCGTCGCTGTGGATGCCGCCGATCGCCTTCTGCTCGACGAGTCCGCCGCCCGGCGCGCAAGAACGAGCGCGGATGACATCGTGGTCGTCGGCGACGAGTACGGCGCGCTGACACTGGGCGCGGCGGCCACTTCTTCTGGCGTCGTGCGGGTGCACCAGGACGCGCTCACCGGCGAGCAGGCCCTCGCGGCCAACGCGAGCCGGCTGGGACTCACGGACCGCTACCGGACTATGGAGCTGACGGGAGCGCTCGTGGCGGGCGCCCGAGTGGTGCTCCTCCGACTCCCTCGCTCGCTCGACGCCCTGGAGGATGCCGCCGCCGTGATCGCCGCGCACGCGGCACCGGATGTCGTCGTGTTCGCCGGTGGACGCGTCAAGCACATGTCCACGGCGATGAACGAGGTCCTCCGCCGCTTCTTCGCCACGCTCGACATCACGCACGCTCGCCAGAAGTCGCGCGTGCTGGTGGCCCGGGATCCTCTCAACGGACACGATCCCGAACCGCGGCGCGCAGTCCACGACGGCATCACCGTGTGCGCGTACGGAGGCGCGTTCGCGGGCACGGCGATCGACATCGGCACCCGGTTCCTGCTGGCGCACCTTCCCGCGCGCCTCCCCGACGGCGCCCCTCTCGTCGACCTCGCGTGCGGGACGGGCGTGGTCGCCGCATTCCTCGCGCTGCGCCATCCCGACCGCGCCGTCTACGCCTCCGATCGCTCCGCGGCCGCGGTCGCGTCGGCGCGGGCGACGGCCGAGGCGAACGGGGTGGCCGACCGCATCCGCGTCGTGCGGGACGACCGCCTGACCACTCTCCCGAACGCCAGTGTCAGCTTCATCGCCCTCAATCCGCCCTTCCACTCCGGCGCCGCCGTCACGACGGATCTCGCCGCACCCCTGTTCCAGGATGCGGCGCGGACGCTCCGCTCCGGCGGCGAGCTGTGGACGGTGTGGAACTCGGCCCTGCGCTACCGTCCGGCGCTGGAGCGCCTCGTCGGCCCGACGCGGCAGGTCGCCCGCAACGCGAAGTTCACCGTGACGGTCTCCACCCGCCCCTGA
- the nrdE gene encoding class 1b ribonucleoside-diphosphate reductase subunit alpha, translating to MVEAALKDLSFKTEARFEGLDYHALNAMLNLYDANGQIQFDADKRAAREYFLQHVNQNTVFFHSLKERLDYLVEKEYYEPGVLAKYPHEFIQELNDRAYGKKFRFETFLGAFKYYTSYTLKTFDGKRYLERFEDRVVMTALALADGDQKLAVQLVDEIISGRFQPATPTFLNAGKAQRGELVSCFLLRIEDNMESIARGINSALQLSKRGGGVALLLSNIRESGAPIKQIENQSSGIIPVMKLLEDSFSYANQLGARQGAGAVYLSAHHPDIMRFLDTKRENADEKIRIKTLSLGVVVPDITFELAKNGEDMYLFSPYDVEKVYGVPFGDISVTEKYREMVDDPRIKKTKINARDFFQTLAEIQFESGYPYIMFEDTVNRANPIKGRINMSNLCSEILQVNTPTTFNEDLSYDQIGKDISCNLGSMNIALAMDGGDLGETVEAAIRALSAVSDQSHIRSVRSIEDGNDRSHAIGLGQMNLHGYLAREHVHYGSEEGLDFTNIYFYTVLFHALRASNALAIERGHAFDGFEDSTYASGAFFDKYLEQEWVPQTEKVKELFAGHHIPTQGDWAELKASIQKHGIYNQNLQAVPPTGSISYINNSTSSIHPIASKIEIRKEGKLGRVYYPAPFMTNDNLEYYQDAYEIGYEKVIDTYAAATQHVDQGLSLTLFFKDTATTRDINKAQIYAWRKGIKTIYYIRLRQMALEGTDMSECVSCML from the coding sequence ATGGTGGAAGCAGCACTGAAGGACTTGAGCTTCAAGACCGAGGCGCGTTTCGAGGGACTGGACTATCACGCCCTCAACGCGATGCTCAATCTGTACGACGCGAACGGGCAGATCCAGTTCGACGCCGACAAGCGTGCCGCGCGGGAGTACTTCCTGCAGCACGTGAACCAGAACACCGTGTTCTTCCACTCGCTCAAGGAGCGGCTCGACTACCTGGTCGAGAAGGAGTACTACGAGCCCGGTGTGCTCGCGAAGTACCCGCACGAGTTCATCCAGGAGCTCAACGACCGCGCGTACGGCAAGAAGTTCCGCTTCGAGACCTTCCTCGGCGCCTTCAAGTACTACACGAGCTACACGCTGAAGACGTTCGACGGCAAGCGCTACCTCGAGCGCTTCGAGGACCGCGTCGTCATGACCGCCCTGGCGCTCGCCGACGGCGACCAGAAGCTCGCCGTGCAGCTGGTCGACGAGATCATCTCCGGTCGCTTCCAGCCGGCCACGCCTACCTTCCTCAACGCGGGCAAGGCACAGCGCGGTGAGCTCGTCTCGTGCTTCCTGCTGCGCATCGAAGACAACATGGAGTCGATCGCCCGCGGCATCAACTCCGCGCTGCAGCTCTCCAAGCGCGGCGGTGGTGTGGCGCTGCTGCTGTCCAACATCCGCGAGTCGGGTGCACCGATCAAGCAGATCGAGAACCAGTCCAGCGGCATCATCCCCGTCATGAAGCTGCTCGAAGACAGCTTCAGCTACGCCAACCAGCTCGGTGCTCGTCAGGGTGCCGGTGCTGTCTACCTCTCGGCGCACCACCCCGACATCATGCGCTTCCTCGACACCAAGCGCGAGAACGCCGACGAGAAGATCCGCATCAAGACCCTCTCGCTCGGTGTCGTCGTTCCCGACATCACCTTCGAGCTCGCCAAGAACGGCGAGGACATGTACCTGTTCTCGCCGTACGACGTGGAGAAGGTCTACGGCGTGCCCTTCGGCGACATCTCGGTCACCGAGAAGTACCGCGAGATGGTCGACGACCCGCGCATCAAGAAGACGAAGATCAACGCGCGCGACTTCTTCCAGACCCTCGCCGAGATCCAGTTCGAGTCGGGTTACCCGTACATCATGTTCGAGGACACGGTGAACCGCGCGAACCCGATCAAGGGTCGCATCAACATGTCCAACCTCTGCAGCGAGATCCTGCAGGTGAACACGCCAACGACGTTCAACGAGGACCTCTCGTACGACCAGATCGGCAAGGACATCTCGTGCAACCTGGGCTCGATGAACATCGCCCTGGCGATGGACGGCGGCGACCTGGGCGAGACGGTGGAGGCCGCGATCCGTGCGCTGAGCGCGGTCAGCGACCAGAGCCACATCCGCTCGGTGCGTTCGATCGAGGACGGCAACGACCGGTCCCACGCGATCGGCCTGGGCCAGATGAACCTGCACGGGTACCTCGCGCGCGAGCACGTGCACTACGGCTCCGAAGAGGGCCTGGACTTCACGAACATTTACTTCTACACGGTGCTGTTCCACGCACTGCGCGCCTCCAACGCGCTCGCGATCGAGCGCGGTCACGCGTTCGACGGCTTCGAGGACTCGACGTACGCGTCGGGTGCGTTCTTCGACAAGTACCTCGAGCAGGAGTGGGTGCCGCAGACGGAGAAGGTCAAGGAGCTCTTCGCCGGACACCACATCCCCACGCAGGGTGACTGGGCGGAGCTGAAGGCGTCGATCCAGAAGCACGGCATCTACAACCAGAACCTGCAGGCGGTCCCGCCGACCGGTTCGATCTCGTACATCAACAACTCGACGTCGTCGATCCACCCGATCGCCTCGAAGATCGAGATCCGCAAGGAAGGCAAGCTCGGCCGCGTCTACTACCCGGCGCCGTTCATGACGAACGACAACCTGGAGTACTACCAGGACGCGTACGAGATCGGCTACGAGAAGGTCATCGACACGTATGCCGCCGCGACTCAGCACGTCGACCAGGGCCTGTCGCTGACGCTGTTCTTCAAGGACACCGCCACTACGCGCGACATCAACAAGGCGCAGATCTACGCATGGCGCAAGGGCATCAAGACGATCTACTACATCCGCCTGCGGCAGATGGCGCTCGAGGGCACCGACATGTCCGAGTGCGTCAGCTGCATGCTCTGA
- the nrdI gene encoding class Ib ribonucleoside-diphosphate reductase assembly flavoprotein NrdI, with product MATAVADQVGAVAHSLREPAPTAPLLVYFSSVSGNTARFIEKLGMRAVRIPLRPTDPTPLIDEPFVLITPTYGGGQGRGEERGAVPKQVIRFLNDEANRSLLRGVIAAGSTNFGEHYGLAGEIISRKCRVPHLDRFELFGTPEDVERIGEGLERWWKQH from the coding sequence ATGGCAACCGCTGTCGCAGACCAGGTCGGCGCGGTTGCCCACTCCCTCCGTGAGCCCGCCCCGACGGCTCCGCTCCTCGTCTACTTCTCGAGCGTCTCAGGTAACACCGCGCGTTTCATCGAGAAGCTCGGGATGCGGGCCGTGCGGATCCCCTTGCGGCCCACGGATCCGACCCCTCTCATCGACGAACCCTTCGTCCTGATCACCCCCACCTACGGGGGCGGGCAGGGAAGGGGCGAGGAGCGGGGAGCGGTTCCCAAGCAGGTGATTCGGTTCCTCAACGACGAGGCCAACCGGTCCCTGCTTCGCGGCGTGATCGCCGCGGGCAGCACCAACTTCGGTGAGCACTACGGGCTCGCCGGAGAGATCATCAGCCGTAAGTGTCGTGTGCCGCACTTGGATCGGTTCGAATTGTTCGGCACGCCAGAGGACGTCGAGCGCATCGGCGAAGGATTGGAACGATGGTGGAAGCAGCACTGA
- a CDS encoding EI24 domain-containing protein has protein sequence MNEVLRGARLLLGGFGWFTRRPGLMLLGLLPALIVSAGLSAALVALATALAPLTDAVTPFADDWPAAWAIALRVALGVAVFAGALLLAATTFTALTLIVGEPFYDRIWRSVEIADSGAVPDYDPGWRAAFADATGLIVRGALAAALAFALGFIPLIGGVVGTVTGVLLSGWILADELSGRALTARGIDRRARRRLLRTARGRALGFGIMTQLCFLIPLGAVFTMPAAVVGATRLAASVSPSEE, from the coding sequence GTGAACGAGGTGCTTCGCGGCGCACGCCTGCTGCTCGGCGGGTTCGGGTGGTTCACCCGGCGCCCAGGCCTGATGCTCCTCGGCCTCCTGCCCGCACTGATCGTGAGTGCGGGACTCTCGGCGGCCCTCGTGGCGCTCGCAACGGCCCTGGCCCCGCTCACGGACGCCGTCACGCCGTTCGCCGACGATTGGCCCGCCGCCTGGGCCATCGCGTTGCGCGTCGCGCTCGGCGTCGCGGTCTTCGCCGGCGCACTCCTGCTGGCGGCCACGACGTTCACCGCGCTGACTCTGATCGTGGGCGAACCGTTCTACGACCGGATCTGGCGCAGCGTCGAGATCGCCGATTCGGGCGCCGTCCCCGATTACGACCCGGGTTGGCGAGCGGCCTTCGCCGATGCGACCGGTCTCATCGTGCGCGGCGCGCTCGCGGCTGCGCTCGCTTTCGCGCTCGGCTTCATCCCTCTGATCGGCGGCGTGGTCGGCACGGTGACGGGCGTTCTGCTGTCGGGATGGATCCTCGCGGACGAGCTCTCGGGGCGCGCGTTGACGGCGCGCGGCATCGATCGCCGCGCCCGGCGCCGCCTGCTGCGAACGGCCCGTGGCCGGGCGCTCGGTTTCGGCATCATGACGCAGCTGTGCTTCCTCATCCCGCTCGGAGCGGTGTTCACGATGCCCGCGGCCGTGGTGGGCGCGACCCGTCTCGCAGCGAGCGTGTCGCCGAGCGAGGAGTAG
- a CDS encoding DUF4287 domain-containing protein yields the protein MTAKRVVAPPLEPGSIPKGPASYFPSIEKTYGRPMQEWLDIVVVRLTAGETHMSVVSELKSTHAMGHGHANAIVAYAKAELAK from the coding sequence ATGACTGCGAAACGCGTCGTCGCCCCGCCGCTGGAGCCGGGCAGCATTCCGAAGGGGCCGGCGTCCTACTTCCCGAGCATCGAGAAGACCTACGGCCGTCCGATGCAGGAGTGGCTGGACATCGTCGTGGTGCGACTGACTGCGGGCGAAACCCACATGTCTGTCGTGTCGGAGCTCAAGAGCACCCACGCGATGGGGCACGGTCACGCCAACGCGATCGTCGCCTATGCGAAGGCCGAACTCGCGAAGTAG
- the nrdF gene encoding class 1b ribonucleoside-diphosphate reductase subunit beta has protein sequence MTPEKLKLIDHVQAINWNRIQDDKDLEVWNRLVNNFWLPEKVPLSNDIQSWNTLTPDEQTLTMRVFTGLTLLDTIQGTVGAVSLIPDALTPHEEAVYTNIAFMESVHAKSYSSIFSTLASTPEIDDAFRWSVENENLQKKAHIVMDYYRGDEPLKRKVASTLLESFLFYSGFYLPLHWSAKAKLTNTADIIRLIIRDEAVHGYYIGYKFQKGMELITQTERDEIKDYTFSLLYELYDNEVQYTQDLYDTVGLTEDVKKFLHYNANKALMNLGFEAMFPSTVTNVNPAILSALSPNADENHDFFSGSGSSYVIGKAEATEDEDWDF, from the coding sequence ATGACCCCCGAGAAGCTGAAGCTGATCGACCACGTCCAGGCGATCAACTGGAACCGCATCCAGGACGACAAGGACCTCGAGGTGTGGAACCGCCTCGTGAACAACTTCTGGCTGCCCGAGAAGGTGCCGCTGTCCAACGACATCCAGTCGTGGAACACGCTGACACCCGACGAGCAGACGCTCACGATGCGCGTGTTCACCGGCCTCACCCTGCTCGACACGATCCAGGGCACGGTCGGAGCGGTGTCGCTGATCCCGGATGCGCTGACGCCGCACGAGGAGGCGGTGTACACCAACATCGCGTTCATGGAGTCGGTGCACGCGAAGAGCTACTCTTCCATCTTCTCGACCCTCGCGTCGACACCCGAGATCGACGATGCGTTCCGGTGGTCGGTGGAGAACGAGAACCTTCAGAAGAAGGCCCACATCGTCATGGACTACTACCGTGGCGACGAGCCCCTCAAGCGCAAGGTGGCCTCGACCCTGCTCGAGTCGTTCCTGTTCTACTCGGGCTTCTACCTGCCGCTGCACTGGTCGGCCAAGGCGAAGCTCACGAACACGGCCGACATCATCCGCCTCATCATCCGCGACGAGGCCGTGCACGGGTACTACATCGGCTACAAGTTCCAGAAGGGCATGGAGCTGATCACGCAGACCGAGCGCGACGAGATCAAGGACTACACGTTCTCGCTGCTCTACGAGCTCTACGACAACGAGGTGCAGTACACGCAGGACCTCTACGACACCGTCGGCCTCACCGAAGACGTCAAGAAGTTCCTGCACTACAACGCGAACAAGGCGCTCATGAACCTCGGGTTCGAGGCCATGTTCCCCTCGACGGTCACGAACGTGAACCCGGCGATCCTGTCGGCGCTCTCGCCCAACGCGGACGAGAACCACGACTTCTTCAGCGGGTCGGGCTCCTCCTACGTCATCGGCAAGGCGGAGGCCACCGAGGACGAGGACTGGGACTTCTGA
- a CDS encoding sugar O-acetyltransferase gives MTPALQAALDDLTRLAEDDDDLRALLAHDWLRYRTSPALQKLTRDAHATCARFNLLHDTAPDEARALFAQLVPGAGTDVDVRPPVTIDYGARLTIGDRTFINADFMVIGGGAVTIGADCLIGPRCSIYTANHAEDIERRLAGWELPQPVTIGSNVWLGGSVTLTPGVTIGDNSIIGAGSVVTHDIPAGVLAAGNPARVLRPIRTSEDSA, from the coding sequence ATGACCCCCGCCCTGCAGGCAGCTCTCGACGACCTCACCCGTTTGGCGGAGGATGACGATGATCTGCGCGCCCTTCTCGCGCATGACTGGCTGCGATACCGCACCTCTCCCGCGCTCCAGAAGCTGACGCGGGATGCGCACGCCACGTGCGCACGATTCAACCTGCTGCACGACACCGCCCCCGACGAGGCGCGCGCTCTGTTCGCCCAGCTCGTCCCCGGCGCCGGGACAGATGTCGACGTGCGACCGCCCGTCACGATCGACTACGGCGCCCGACTGACGATCGGCGATCGCACGTTCATCAACGCGGACTTCATGGTCATCGGCGGCGGCGCCGTGACGATCGGCGCGGACTGCCTCATCGGTCCGCGCTGCAGCATCTACACCGCGAACCACGCCGAGGACATCGAACGGCGCCTCGCCGGGTGGGAGCTCCCCCAACCCGTGACCATCGGCTCGAACGTCTGGCTGGGAGGGTCGGTGACGCTGACCCCCGGCGTGACGATCGGCGACAACAGCATCATCGGAGCAGGCTCCGTCGTCACCCACGACATCCCCGCCGGCGTGCTCGCCGCAGGCAACCCCGCGCGGGTGCTGCGCCCCATCCGCACCTCGGAGGACTCCGCCTGA
- a CDS encoding MarR family winged helix-turn-helix transcriptional regulator, whose translation MAEKTHGAPQPTGQRPPFSPVIALLTVSAVWDARLNTALKDLGLTTRKYGLLAHVQATPGISFSELARRSQITVQTAHTAVKTLAGEGLVEDATAHAGAASDLRVTTKGAAALAEADARLAALDEVFGAGVPALSSALQGLHEQPFGEILQQD comes from the coding sequence ATGGCCGAGAAGACGCACGGGGCGCCGCAGCCCACAGGGCAGCGCCCGCCGTTCAGTCCGGTCATCGCTCTGCTGACGGTGTCGGCCGTCTGGGATGCGCGTTTGAACACCGCGCTGAAGGATCTCGGGCTCACCACCCGCAAGTACGGTCTTCTCGCCCACGTGCAGGCGACCCCGGGCATCTCGTTCTCCGAACTCGCCCGCCGCTCCCAGATCACGGTGCAGACGGCGCACACCGCCGTCAAGACGCTCGCCGGGGAGGGGCTGGTGGAGGATGCCACCGCGCACGCCGGCGCCGCATCCGACCTGCGTGTGACGACGAAGGGTGCGGCGGCTCTCGCCGAGGCCGACGCGCGTCTCGCGGCGCTCGACGAGGTGTTCGGCGCGGGTGTTCCCGCCCTCTCCTCCGCGCTGCAGGGGCTGCACGAGCAGCCGTTCGGAGAGATCCTTCAGCAAGACTGA
- the acs gene encoding acetate--CoA ligase, protein MSTPTTASAHDDTIRSLLEERRTFAPPVDFAERANVTEEWIRREWIERADRDPETFWAHRAEILDWAEPWHTAHRWEPTDGESIPSAEWFVGGRLNASVNAVDRHVAAGHGDRVAFHFEGEPGDRRTITYAELQREVAKAANALTAMGIGKGDRVVVYLPVLVETVIIQLAVARIGAIHSLVFGGFSAEAVRFRVEDTGAKLLVTTDGQFRRGAAVPVKHQADVAVAGVASIEHVLVIRRTGDEVAWTEGRDLWWHETVDIASDTHEPEFFDAETPLFIIYTSGTTGKPKGLVHTTGGWLTHVAWTYWAVFDAKPESDVYWCTADLAWVTAHSYETYGPLLNGVTSVLYEGTPNTPDWERHFQILERYAVTTYYTAPTLIRSLMSRFPDGPPARYELSSLRLLGTVGEAINPEAWIWFHRHLGRGETPIVDTWWQSETGGAIAAPLPGVSTLKPGSALTALPGLRVRVVDAEGADVGPGGGGLLVVDGTWPGMSRTVWGNPERYRDSYWKRFAAHGYFLAGDGAKLDADGDLWVLGRVDDVINVSGHRLSTIEIESALVAHPAVGEAAVVGVADEVTGQAIAAFVTNAEDAAALRRHVRTAIGPVAQPTYVFTVPDLPKTRSGKIMRRLLVDLVDGRPLGDTTSLQDETVPPRIAEIVRESLGR, encoded by the coding sequence ATGAGTACGCCCACCACCGCATCCGCGCACGACGACACTATCCGAAGCCTGCTCGAGGAGCGTCGCACCTTCGCGCCGCCGGTCGACTTCGCGGAGCGCGCGAACGTGACCGAGGAGTGGATCCGTCGCGAGTGGATCGAGCGCGCGGATCGGGACCCCGAGACCTTCTGGGCGCACCGAGCCGAGATCCTCGACTGGGCAGAGCCCTGGCACACCGCTCACCGCTGGGAGCCCACGGACGGCGAGAGCATCCCCTCCGCGGAGTGGTTCGTCGGCGGCCGCCTGAACGCGTCGGTCAATGCGGTCGACCGTCACGTCGCCGCCGGGCACGGCGACCGGGTCGCCTTCCACTTCGAGGGCGAGCCCGGTGACCGGCGCACGATCACGTACGCCGAACTGCAGCGTGAGGTGGCGAAGGCCGCGAACGCGCTCACTGCGATGGGGATCGGCAAGGGCGACAGGGTCGTCGTGTATCTCCCGGTGCTGGTGGAGACGGTGATCATCCAGCTCGCCGTGGCTCGCATCGGCGCCATCCACTCGCTGGTGTTCGGCGGGTTCTCCGCGGAGGCTGTGCGCTTCCGCGTCGAGGACACCGGTGCGAAGCTCCTCGTCACGACCGACGGTCAGTTCCGCCGCGGAGCCGCGGTACCCGTCAAGCATCAAGCGGATGTGGCGGTCGCCGGCGTCGCCTCCATCGAGCACGTGCTCGTCATCCGCCGCACGGGCGACGAGGTCGCCTGGACCGAGGGGCGCGACCTGTGGTGGCACGAGACGGTCGACATCGCGTCGGACACGCACGAGCCGGAGTTCTTCGACGCCGAGACTCCGCTGTTCATCATCTACACCAGCGGAACCACCGGAAAGCCGAAGGGACTCGTGCACACGACCGGCGGCTGGCTGACGCACGTGGCGTGGACGTACTGGGCGGTGTTCGACGCGAAGCCCGAGTCCGACGTCTACTGGTGCACCGCCGATCTCGCCTGGGTCACCGCGCACAGCTACGAGACGTACGGGCCCCTGCTCAACGGCGTCACGAGCGTCCTCTACGAGGGCACGCCCAACACTCCGGACTGGGAGCGGCACTTTCAGATCCTCGAACGGTACGCCGTGACGACGTACTACACGGCGCCCACCCTCATCCGGTCGCTGATGAGCAGATTCCCCGATGGTCCTCCGGCGCGTTACGAGCTCTCGTCGCTCCGGCTGCTGGGCACGGTGGGCGAAGCGATCAACCCCGAGGCGTGGATCTGGTTCCATCGTCACCTCGGTCGCGGCGAGACGCCCATCGTCGACACATGGTGGCAGTCCGAGACCGGCGGCGCGATCGCGGCCCCGCTCCCGGGCGTCTCCACGCTCAAGCCCGGGTCCGCGCTCACGGCGCTCCCGGGGCTGCGCGTCCGCGTCGTCGACGCCGAGGGTGCCGATGTGGGCCCCGGCGGCGGCGGGCTGCTCGTCGTGGACGGTACCTGGCCGGGGATGTCGCGCACGGTCTGGGGCAACCCCGAGCGGTACCGGGACTCGTACTGGAAGCGGTTCGCCGCGCACGGCTATTTCCTCGCCGGCGACGGCGCGAAGCTCGATGCCGACGGCGACCTCTGGGTACTGGGTCGCGTGGACGACGTGATCAACGTTTCGGGCCACCGGCTGTCGACGATCGAGATCGAGTCCGCACTCGTCGCGCATCCCGCCGTGGGAGAGGCCGCGGTCGTGGGCGTCGCCGATGAGGTAACCGGGCAGGCCATCGCCGCGTTCGTCACGAATGCGGAGGACGCGGCGGCGCTCCGTCGGCACGTGCGTACCGCGATCGGTCCCGTCGCGCAGCCGACGTACGTCTTCACGGTGCCAGACCTCCCGAAGACGCGCAGCGGCAAGATCATGCGCCGCCTCCTTGTGGACCTCGTGGACGGGCGGCCGCTGGGCGACACGACCTCGCTGCAGGATGAGACCGTGCCGCCGCGGATCGCGGAGATCGTCCGCGAGTCGCTCGGCCGCTGA
- a CDS encoding UBP-type zinc finger domain-containing protein, translating into MTDTPPPSGTGCVECLASGSWWLHLRRCTTCGHVGCCEVSPNHHAQRHFELTGHRFVQSFEPQEDWWWDYVEEREVDGGQPPAPTSHPRTQSVPGPSGRVPANWESIIFDE; encoded by the coding sequence ATGACGGACACGCCGCCACCGAGCGGAACCGGATGCGTGGAGTGCCTCGCGTCCGGTTCCTGGTGGCTACATCTGCGCCGTTGCACCACCTGCGGACATGTCGGATGCTGCGAGGTCTCGCCGAATCATCATGCCCAGCGCCATTTCGAGCTGACCGGACACAGGTTCGTGCAGAGCTTCGAGCCGCAGGAGGACTGGTGGTGGGATTACGTCGAGGAGCGGGAAGTCGACGGCGGGCAGCCGCCTGCGCCGACCAGCCACCCCCGCACGCAGAGCGTCCCCGGTCCGTCCGGTCGAGTACCCGCGAACTGGGAGTCGATCATCTTCGACGAGTGA